Proteins encoded together in one Camelina sativa cultivar DH55 chromosome 9, Cs, whole genome shotgun sequence window:
- the LOC104711951 gene encoding uncharacterized protein LOC104711951: protein MSQSLFNLKSFSRSINNTIIIYRSGRYTVTTKASQRRYTIGSSREKPSWTSDPDTGYFRPETTSAKEFNPCIAKTSQVQGKMMRGEELWWMPDPHSGYYRPDNFAKELDSAELRSLHFNKNHKTL, encoded by the exons ATGTCTCAATCACTTTTCAATCTCAAAAGCTTCTCTCGATCTATCAACAACACAATTATAAT TTATCGTAGTGGAAGATACACTGTGACCACAAAAGCCTCTCAAAGGAGATATACTATTGGAAGTAGCCGGGAGAAGCCATCGTGGACATCAGACCCTGATACCGGATACTTTAGACCTGAGACGACCAGTGCAAAAGAGTTTAATCCATGCATTGCAAAAACCTCTCAAGTTCAAGGTAAAATGATGAGAGGAGAAGAGCTATGGTGGATGCCTGACCCTCACAGCGGATACTATAGACCCGATAATTTTGCCAAAGAGCTTGACTCAGCTGAGCTACGGTCTTTGCACTTCAATAAGAATCACAAGACGTTGTGA